The Fusarium falciforme chromosome 7, complete sequence genome window below encodes:
- a CDS encoding MFS domain-containing protein → MRPLHQPTNTSAVINQVETAETSEQLPGLLRVESTVTLSKAKRYLITILILICNLTQFISMFSTVAGGFELSKILGQPVGPGKANWMAAAYSLTQSAFVLISGRLGAVYGHQKLLLLGGVVIVIFSVANAFCTTYSSFVAIRALTGVGGGILMPNAVATLTIMVPPGKARNFTLATFAASPPVGAGIGALMIGAFLQYSEWKWHFVSVACIGAACFGGLLFALPSETPVDKGGKIDYIGIIVGLGGLLLFSLAWNQAPADGWETPYVIVMLILSLILMVFFFLWESRWADEPIMPPSIFRGKSFKALTVVVLFIYMAVGITLWYMVAWQQLIREWSVLEVAVGWIPYGLGASFAVILAAWLIPRLEAQWILAIGCVTSLTATLLLATMPEQQSYWAQVFPSTIFGSFCPDFVYVAAQVIASNSVSKKEQGLAGSLIGTLNLYGNSLGLGFAGTIEANMAKRHSSEVLGFRSALWFGAALSAVALLLDLSLVRMEKEDQEGWKSTEGELKTVGRRSLRGREEGTES, encoded by the exons ATGAGACCGCTCCATCAGCCTACCAACACCTCTGCGGTCATCAATCAGGTAGAGACTGCAGAAACCTCGGAGCAGCTACCAGGGTTGTTGCGGGTTGAATCCACGGTCACTCTTAGCAAGGCCAAGCGGTATCTAATCACGATTCTGATTCTAATATGCAATTTGACCCAA TTTATCTCCATGTTCTCGACTGTTGCGGGAGGCTTCGAGCTTAGCAAGATTCTGGGGCAACCTGTAGGCCCAGGAAAGGCCAACTGGATGGCGGCAGCCTACTC CCTCACGCAAAGCGCTTTTGTTCTCATCAGCGGCCGCCTCGGGGCTGTGTATGGTCATCAAAAGCTATTACTTCTTGGCGGCGTCGTCATTGTCATCTTTTCGGTTGCCAACGCATTCTGTACCACGTATAGCTCGTTTGTGGCCATCCGCGCTCTCACAGGCGTGGGTGGCGGTATTTTGATGCCCAACGCCGTGGCAACTCTGACCATTATGGTTCCCCCTGGCAAAGCGCGCAACTTTACTCTGGCCACATTCGCGGCATCACCTCCAGTCGGCGCTGGGATTGGTGCTCTGATGATAGGCGCTTTTCTTCAGTATTCTGAATGGAAGTGGCATTTTGTCTCAGT GGCATGCATCGGGGCTGCCTGTTTCGGGGGGCTCCTCTTCGCTTTGCCTTCCGAGACGCCCGTCGACAAAGGTGGAAAAATTGACTATATCGGCATCATTGTCGGTCTGGGAGGCCTCCTGCTGTTCTCCCTAGCATGGAA CCAAGCTCCGGCAGATGGGTGGGAGACTCCCTATGTCATTGTCATGCTTATTCTTTCTTTGATCCTCATGgtgtttttctttctttgggAAAGCAGATGGGCTGACGAACCTATTATGCCTCCCTCTATCTTCCGCGGTAAAAGCTTCAAGGCTCTCACCGTCGTGGTTCTATTCATATACATGGCAGTGGGCATCACACTATGGTATATGGTTGCTTGGCAGCAACTGATCCGGGAGTGGTCTGTCCTCGAAGTGGCGGTGGGCTGGATCCCTTACGGGCTCGGGGCATCCTTCGCCGTCATTTTAGCTGCGTGGCTGATCCCGCGACTTGAGGCACAATGGATCCTGGCCATTGGATGCGTCACTTCGTTAACTGCAACACTATTATTGGCCACCATGCCGGAACAGCAATCATACTGGGCCCAAGTTTTCCCTTCTACAATATTCGGCAGTTTCTGTCCCGATTTCGTCTATGTTGCCGCCCAAGTCATTGCCAGCAACAGTGTCAGCAAAAAGGAGCAAGGACTGGCGGGCAGCCTCATCGGAACGCTCAATCTCTACGGCAATAGCTTAGGATTGGGCTTTGCCGGAACGATCGAggccaacatggccaagcGCCACTCAAGCGAGGTGTTGGGATTCCGGTCAGCATTATGGTTTGGGGCGGCTCTGTCTGCTGTTGCGTTGCTGCTGGATCTGTCCCTCGTGAGaatggagaaggaggaccAAGAAGGTTGGAAGTCGACTGAGGGTGAGCTCAAGACGGTTGGCAGGCGTTCGTTAcgtggaagagaagaagggacTGAGAGCTGA